One window of the Chryseotalea sp. WA131a genome contains the following:
- the msrA gene encoding peptide-methionine (S)-S-oxide reductase MsrA: MIKLLTAFALVAILQAKAQSQTKKVETTNVQTATFGAGCFWCTEAVFLNVKGVTKVVSGYTGGKVKNPTYREICTGMTGHAEVTQITFDPAVVSFEELLEVFWNTHDPTTLNRQGADEGTQYRSAVFYADENQKALAEAYKKQLEASHVYKNPIVTEITTLTTFYPAEDYHQNYYELNPNQGYCQYVIRPKVDKFKKQFADKLKK, encoded by the coding sequence ATGATAAAATTACTAACCGCCTTTGCTCTGGTGGCAATTCTTCAGGCAAAGGCACAATCTCAAACTAAAAAAGTGGAAACAACTAATGTACAAACCGCCACCTTTGGCGCAGGCTGCTTTTGGTGTACCGAAGCGGTGTTTTTAAACGTAAAAGGCGTCACCAAAGTAGTATCGGGCTACACTGGTGGCAAAGTCAAAAACCCAACCTATCGCGAGATTTGCACGGGTATGACCGGCCATGCCGAGGTTACCCAAATCACATTCGACCCTGCGGTGGTTTCGTTTGAAGAGCTGCTGGAAGTTTTTTGGAATACCCACGACCCTACTACCTTAAACCGCCAAGGCGCTGACGAAGGCACACAGTATCGCTCAGCCGTTTTTTATGCCGATGAAAATCAGAAAGCTCTTGCGGAGGCTTATAAAAAACAATTGGAAGCATCGCATGTGTATAAAAACCCGATTGTTACTGAAATTACAACCTTGACCACTTTTTATCCTGCTGAAGACTACCATCAAAACTATTATGAGCTGAACCCCAATCAGGGCTATTGTCAGTACGTTATTCGGCCAAAGGTGGATAAATTCAAAAAGCAATTTGCCGATAAGCTAAAAAAATAA